The following proteins are co-located in the Pararge aegeria chromosome 3, ilParAegt1.1, whole genome shotgun sequence genome:
- the LOC120637079 gene encoding carbonyl reductase [NADPH] 1-like, with the protein MTKIAVVTGSNKGIGYAIVKGLCQRFDGVVYLTSRDETRGKEAVDKLNKIGLHPEYHQLDVADRSSVVKFRDHIKEKYGRIDILINNAAVADAALTSCTYEDATRVISINYKSIFTLKELIYPLVRNNGRIINISSDCGHLSNIRNEYWIQRLSKKDISEADVNEFVDWYLASIKNGTFNREDIADGAAAASYRVAKVALSAVTMVHQRELLSKNISINSMHPGLVRTDMTHGSGFYSIDEAAETPIYLALDAPQSLKGAYVWFDKRVLDWYDYKADYYFKVSTLNK; encoded by the coding sequence ATGACAAAAATTGCTGTCGTAACTGGTTCAAATAAGGGCATTGGATATGCCATAGTCAAGGGCTTATGTCAGAGATTCGATGGAGTAGTGTATTTAACATCGCGAGATGAGACCAGAGGAAAGGAAGCTGttgataaattaaacaaaataggACTTCATCCAGAATATCATCAACTGGACGTAGCTGACAGAAGCAGCGTAGTGAAATTCAGAGATCACATCAAAGAAAAGTACGGAAGAATCGATATTCTTATTAATAATGCAGCCGTTGCGGATGCAGCCTTAACTTCTTGTACGTATGAAGACGCTACCAGAGTTATCAGTATAAACTACAAAAGCATTTTCACTTTGAAAGAGTTAATTTATCCATTAGTTAGAAACAACGGTCGGATTATCAATATTTCGAGTGATTGTGGTCATCTTTCGAATATCAGAAATGAGTATTGGATACAGAGGTTATCCAAAAAGGATATATCAGAAGCTGACGTTAATGAATTCGTCGATTGGTACCTGGCGTCTATAAAGAATGGTACATTTAATCGCGAGGATATCGCTGATGGAGCTGCTGCCGCATCATACAGAGTTGCTAAGGTAGCTCTTAGTGCTGTAACTATGGTTCATCAACGTGAGCTGCTGTCGAAGAATATCTCCATCAACTCGATGCATCCCGGACTGGTACGCACTGACATGACTCACGGATCTGGCTTCTACAGTATAGATGAAGCAGCTGAGACGCCAATCTATCTCGCTCTTGACGCTCCACAATCATTAAAAGGTGCTTACGTGTGGTTTGATAAGAGAGTGTTAGATTGGTATGATTACAAGgccgattattattttaaagtaagcactttgaataaataa